The Bombus fervidus isolate BK054 chromosome 6, iyBomFerv1, whole genome shotgun sequence genome contains a region encoding:
- the LOC139988548 gene encoding uncharacterized protein isoform X1, giving the protein MTMIQFNWIWKIIIQYMMLILHTQPEIVNTERSMKTIFSCLNRTAGFYADINASCKIYHTCDEYGNKFTYHCPEETAFRQDALICDHAHLVQCQGSSISSTKVYIKEEKGNSSDTKQSIDNDQSLFHSFYTTQPTNTSNKERYGFVFNSRQIFKNFNKTETTGRDISSFYPLSYINYTTNIPIDHSINTQSMHIISQYNENGLRNNENFSTPSQSFHEKDKLNEKLIRMNQKGYLYQKVNDALYSFLKLPSNTFSGSNQTQENNVKNYQSTKNPIDFLKLSPINYRNYPYLETLKSIQKNTKMISTTVHSTTASITLSTTEIPVYALTLSLKPLIPSELEYDPYYPKFSTTTEPYYTSTQNLKEWSTQTVQSTTHLELPAVLPDLNSLDDIVDRRKLLYIPRIKFN; this is encoded by the exons atgACAATGATCCAGTTCAACTggatttggaaaattattatccAATATATGATGCTTATTCTACACACTCAGCCTGAGATTGTT AATACGGAGAGGTCTatgaaaacaatattttcatgTTTAAACCGAACTGCTGGTTTTTACGCAGATATCAATGCTAGTTGTAAGATATATCATACTTGTGATGAATATGGAAATAAATTCACTTATCATTGTCCTGAGGAAACTGCTTTTCGACAAGATGCTCTCATATGTGATCATGCTCATCTTGTGCAATGTCAAGGAAGTAGTATTTCTAGTAcaaaagtatatattaaagaagaaaagggcAATAGTTCTGATACAAAACAATCAATAGATAACGATCAAtctctttttcattctttttacaCGACACAACCAACAAACACAAGTAATAAAGAAAGATATGGATTTGTGTTTAATTCAagacaaatttttaagaattttaataagacAGAAACAACTGGAAGGGATATAAGCTCATTTTATCCATtaagttatattaattatactacAAATATTCCTATTGATCATTCTATAAATACACAATCTATGCATATAATAAGtcaatataatgaaaatggattaagaaacaatgaaaatttttctacTCCAAGTCAAAGCTTCCATGAGAAGGATAAACTTAATGAAAAACTAATAAGAATGAATCAAAAAGGTTATTTATACCAAAAAGTAAATGATGCTTTATACAGTTTTCTAAAATTACCTTCAAATACATTTTCTGGAAGTAATCAAACTCAGGAGAATAATGTAAAAAACTATCAATCGACAAAGAATCCTAttgactttttaaaattatcaccTATAAATTACAGGAATTACCCATATTTAGAAACTTTGAAATCTATACAAAAGAATACAAAAATGATTTCTACTACAGTTCATAGTACAACAGCAAGTATAACACTATCTACTACAGAAATACCTGTGTATGCTTTAACATTGTCTTTAAAACCTTTAATACCAAGCGAACTAGAATATGATCCATATTatccaaaattctcaacaaCAACAGAACCTTATTATACTTCTACGCAGAACCTAAAAGAATGGTCTACTCAAACAGTGCAGTCAACTACTCACCTTGAACTTCCAGCAGTTTTACCAGATTTAAATTCCTTGGATGATATTGTTGATCGCAGAAAGTTACTTTACATTCCtcgaattaaattcaattaa
- the LOC139988548 gene encoding uncharacterized protein isoform X2, whose amino-acid sequence MKTIFSCLNRTAGFYADINASCKIYHTCDEYGNKFTYHCPEETAFRQDALICDHAHLVQCQGSSISSTKVYIKEEKGNSSDTKQSIDNDQSLFHSFYTTQPTNTSNKERYGFVFNSRQIFKNFNKTETTGRDISSFYPLSYINYTTNIPIDHSINTQSMHIISQYNENGLRNNENFSTPSQSFHEKDKLNEKLIRMNQKGYLYQKVNDALYSFLKLPSNTFSGSNQTQENNVKNYQSTKNPIDFLKLSPINYRNYPYLETLKSIQKNTKMISTTVHSTTASITLSTTEIPVYALTLSLKPLIPSELEYDPYYPKFSTTTEPYYTSTQNLKEWSTQTVQSTTHLELPAVLPDLNSLDDIVDRRKLLYIPRIKFN is encoded by the coding sequence atgaaaacaatattttcatgTTTAAACCGAACTGCTGGTTTTTACGCAGATATCAATGCTAGTTGTAAGATATATCATACTTGTGATGAATATGGAAATAAATTCACTTATCATTGTCCTGAGGAAACTGCTTTTCGACAAGATGCTCTCATATGTGATCATGCTCATCTTGTGCAATGTCAAGGAAGTAGTATTTCTAGTAcaaaagtatatattaaagaagaaaagggcAATAGTTCTGATACAAAACAATCAATAGATAACGATCAAtctctttttcattctttttacaCGACACAACCAACAAACACAAGTAATAAAGAAAGATATGGATTTGTGTTTAATTCAagacaaatttttaagaattttaataagacAGAAACAACTGGAAGGGATATAAGCTCATTTTATCCATtaagttatattaattatactacAAATATTCCTATTGATCATTCTATAAATACACAATCTATGCATATAATAAGtcaatataatgaaaatggattaagaaacaatgaaaatttttctacTCCAAGTCAAAGCTTCCATGAGAAGGATAAACTTAATGAAAAACTAATAAGAATGAATCAAAAAGGTTATTTATACCAAAAAGTAAATGATGCTTTATACAGTTTTCTAAAATTACCTTCAAATACATTTTCTGGAAGTAATCAAACTCAGGAGAATAATGTAAAAAACTATCAATCGACAAAGAATCCTAttgactttttaaaattatcaccTATAAATTACAGGAATTACCCATATTTAGAAACTTTGAAATCTATACAAAAGAATACAAAAATGATTTCTACTACAGTTCATAGTACAACAGCAAGTATAACACTATCTACTACAGAAATACCTGTGTATGCTTTAACATTGTCTTTAAAACCTTTAATACCAAGCGAACTAGAATATGATCCATATTatccaaaattctcaacaaCAACAGAACCTTATTATACTTCTACGCAGAACCTAAAAGAATGGTCTACTCAAACAGTGCAGTCAACTACTCACCTTGAACTTCCAGCAGTTTTACCAGATTTAAATTCCTTGGATGATATTGTTGATCGCAGAAAGTTACTTTACATTCCtcgaattaaattcaattaa